In Bacteroidota bacterium, one DNA window encodes the following:
- a CDS encoding STAS domain-containing protein, giving the protein MTITTTERDGVTVLALDGDVMGGPDGTALHNRLSDLRTEGIQQVVVDLTGVRLMNSSGLGMLIGGLTTMKNGGGDLRLAGASSRLQTLFTMTRLDKVFRQFENVDEAVASFS; this is encoded by the coding sequence ATGACCATCACCACCACCGAACGCGACGGCGTGACCGTCCTGGCCCTCGACGGCGACGTGATGGGCGGCCCTGACGGTACGGCTCTCCACAACCGCTTGAGCGACCTGCGCACGGAGGGCATCCAGCAGGTCGTGGTGGACCTCACGGGCGTGCGCCTCATGAACTCGTCCGGGCTCGGCATGCTTATCGGCGGGCTCACGACGATGAAGAACGGCGGCGGCGACCTGCGCCTCGCCGGGGCCTCGTCGCGCCTGCAGACGCTCTTCACGATGACGCGCCTCGACAAGGTCTTCCGGCAGTTCGAAAACGTCGATGAGGCTGTGGCGTCGTTCTCCTGA